One window from the genome of Mycolicibacterium gadium encodes:
- the acpS gene encoding holo-ACP synthase AcpS, with amino-acid sequence MAVVGVGIDLVSIPDFAGQVDQPGTVFAETFTPGERRDAADKSSSAARHLAARWAAKEAVIKAWSGSRFAKRPMLPEGIHRDIEVVTDMWGRPKVRLTGAIGEHLKDVIIHVSMTHEGDTAAAVVILESQT; translated from the coding sequence ATGGCGGTAGTGGGTGTGGGGATCGATCTCGTCTCCATTCCCGACTTCGCCGGACAGGTGGACCAGCCGGGAACGGTGTTCGCGGAGACGTTCACGCCCGGCGAGCGGCGTGACGCCGCCGACAAGAGCTCGTCGGCGGCGCGGCACCTGGCGGCGCGCTGGGCCGCCAAGGAGGCGGTGATCAAGGCGTGGTCGGGGTCGCGGTTCGCCAAGCGGCCGATGCTGCCGGAGGGCATTCACCGCGACATCGAGGTCGTCACCGACATGTGGGGCCGGCCCAAGGTGCGCCTCACCGGCGCTATCGGCGAACACCTGAAGGACGTGATCATTCACGTGTCGATGACCCACGAGGGTGACACTGCGGCAGCGGTCGTCATATTGGAGTCGCAAACCTAA
- a CDS encoding dipeptidase produces MSDLVQQVRDVLPSVRRDLEDLVRIESVWADPARRGEVQRSADAVVKLLSDAGFKNVQIVSEGGAPAVIARHPAPPGAPTVLLYAHHDVQPEGDHTQWNSPPFEPTERDGRLYGRGTADDKAGIATHLAAFRAHRGNPPVGVTVFVEGEEESGSPSLSRLLAAHRETLASDVIVIADSDNWSTEVPSLTVSLRGLADCVVEVATLDHGLHSGLWGGVAPDALTALVRLLASLHDDEGNVAVEGLHEAAAADVDYPPARVRAEAGLLDGVREIGSGSVPQRLWAKPAITVIGIDTTPIDKASNTLIPRARAKVSMRVAPGGDAEEHLAALTRHLEQNAPWGAQVTVTPGDVGQPYAIDATGAVYDVARAAFRRAWGAEPVDTGIGGSIPFIAEFAEAFPSATILVTGVEDPATQAHSVNESLDLGVLERAATAEALLLANLGSDGKVAT; encoded by the coding sequence GTGAGCGATCTCGTGCAGCAGGTGCGCGACGTGTTGCCGTCGGTGCGCCGCGACTTGGAAGACCTCGTGCGTATCGAATCGGTGTGGGCCGATCCGGCCCGTCGTGGTGAAGTACAGCGCAGCGCCGATGCAGTGGTAAAGCTGTTGTCGGACGCGGGCTTCAAGAATGTGCAGATCGTCAGCGAGGGCGGCGCCCCCGCAGTCATCGCCAGGCATCCGGCGCCGCCGGGAGCGCCCACCGTGTTGCTCTATGCCCACCACGACGTTCAGCCCGAGGGTGACCACACGCAGTGGAACTCGCCTCCGTTCGAGCCCACCGAGCGCGACGGACGCCTCTACGGACGCGGCACGGCCGACGACAAGGCCGGCATCGCAACGCATCTGGCGGCTTTCCGGGCCCACCGTGGCAACCCGCCCGTCGGCGTCACGGTGTTCGTCGAGGGGGAGGAGGAATCGGGCTCGCCATCGCTGTCCCGACTGCTGGCCGCACACCGTGAGACGCTGGCGTCCGACGTGATCGTCATCGCCGACTCGGACAACTGGAGCACCGAGGTGCCCTCGCTGACGGTGTCGCTACGGGGTCTGGCCGACTGCGTGGTCGAGGTCGCGACGTTGGATCACGGCCTGCACTCGGGGTTGTGGGGTGGCGTCGCCCCCGATGCGCTGACGGCCCTGGTGCGGCTGCTGGCCAGTCTGCATGACGATGAGGGCAACGTCGCCGTCGAGGGATTGCACGAAGCTGCCGCTGCGGACGTCGACTACCCACCGGCGCGGGTGCGCGCGGAGGCCGGCCTGTTGGACGGGGTCCGCGAAATCGGTTCCGGGTCGGTGCCGCAACGACTTTGGGCCAAACCGGCGATCACGGTGATCGGTATCGACACCACGCCGATCGACAAGGCGTCGAACACGTTGATTCCGCGGGCGCGGGCGAAGGTCAGCATGCGTGTCGCACCGGGCGGCGACGCGGAGGAGCACCTTGCGGCCCTGACCCGTCACTTGGAGCAGAACGCGCCATGGGGGGCGCAGGTGACCGTCACCCCCGGCGACGTCGGCCAGCCGTACGCCATCGACGCCACCGGAGCCGTCTATGACGTTGCCCGCGCGGCGTTCCGGCGGGCTTGGGGCGCCGAGCCCGTCGACACGGGTATCGGTGGGTCCATTCCGTTCATCGCCGAGTTCGCCGAGGCGTTCCCATCGGCCACAATCCTGGTCACCGGCGTGGAAGACCCCGCAACACAGGCGCACAGCGTCAACGAGAGTCTGGACCTCGGGGTGCTCGAGCGTGCTGCCACCGCCGAGGCGCTGCTGCTGGCGAACCTGGGTTCAGACGGAAAGGTCGCGACGTAG
- the bcp gene encoding thioredoxin-dependent thiol peroxidase, with amino-acid sequence MSQTPRLEVGDKAPAFSLPDADGNTVKLSDYKGRKVIVYFYPAASTPGCTKQACDFRDSLGELNGAGLDVIGISPDKPEKLAKFRDKEKLTFPLLSDPDREVLTAWGAYGEKMMYGKTVQGVIRSTFVVDEKGKIAEAQYNVRATGHVAKLRRDLSV; translated from the coding sequence GTGTCACAGACTCCGCGACTCGAGGTGGGCGACAAAGCCCCCGCGTTCAGCCTGCCTGACGCCGACGGCAACACCGTCAAGCTCTCCGACTACAAGGGGCGCAAGGTCATCGTGTACTTCTACCCTGCCGCCTCCACACCGGGTTGCACCAAGCAGGCGTGCGACTTCCGGGACAGCCTCGGCGAACTCAACGGAGCCGGACTCGACGTGATCGGCATCTCCCCCGACAAGCCCGAGAAGCTGGCCAAGTTCCGCGACAAGGAGAAGCTGACCTTCCCGCTGCTGTCCGATCCCGACCGCGAGGTCCTCACGGCGTGGGGCGCCTACGGCGAGAAGATGATGTACGGCAAAACCGTTCAGGGCGTTATTCGTTCGACGTTCGTGGTCGACGAGAAGGGCAAGATCGCCGAGGCGCAGTACAACGTCCGCGCCACCGGTCACGTGGCCAAGCTACGTCGCGACCTTTCCGTCTGA
- a CDS encoding DUF3618 domain-containing protein, with translation MADRDPDTIKQEIDQARDQLALTVDSLAERANPRRLADDLKAGLIQFVKKPPVAISLAGVGTVVIVLVVRRIRR, from the coding sequence GTGGCGGACCGCGACCCCGACACCATCAAGCAGGAGATCGACCAGGCTCGCGACCAGCTGGCGCTGACGGTCGACTCCCTGGCTGAGCGTGCCAACCCGCGTCGGCTGGCGGACGACCTCAAGGCCGGGTTGATCCAGTTCGTCAAGAAGCCGCCGGTGGCCATCTCGCTGGCAGGTGTGGGAACTGTGGTGATCGTGCTCGTCGTGCGCCGTATCAGGCGCTGA
- a CDS encoding PP2C family protein-serine/threonine phosphatase, with amino-acid sequence MEAQTFPVRLVTESGEFNDTDYARGMARLVQAVQELSLARSLPEVQRIVRTAARELTGCDGASFVLRDDDKCYYADEDAIAPLWKGSRFPLEACVSGWAMLNRESAVIPDIYSDARVPHEAYRPTFVKSLVMVPIRKLEPIGAIGNYWARPRQPSEQEVSLLQALADATSIAMENVQVYSELEQRVYDRTVALEQANEEIRHSTALLTAGLDSASAYVSSILPGELEGPVRVSSRYLPSQQLGGDSFDYRWVDDDHLIAYLIDVSGHGIGPALLSVSVHNLLRSGSLPTSTLLAPDQVLAELNQLFKMDEHDGNYLTMWFGVYELSSRTLRYASAGAPPAIAVGPDATSTQLSTGGKPLGMFDDAVYASRSYPVSPGCRILLYSDGAYEDACVDGRPLSPTEFKDLFTRLRDSSLDVLVETLRGYTPSGTFTDDCLLVRLESD; translated from the coding sequence ATGGAGGCTCAGACTTTTCCGGTCAGGTTGGTCACCGAGAGCGGCGAATTCAACGACACCGACTATGCCCGTGGGATGGCGCGATTGGTGCAAGCGGTCCAGGAACTGTCGCTGGCACGAAGCCTGCCGGAGGTGCAGCGCATTGTCCGTACCGCGGCTCGCGAACTCACCGGCTGCGACGGCGCAAGTTTCGTGTTGCGCGACGATGACAAGTGCTACTACGCCGACGAGGATGCGATCGCCCCGCTGTGGAAGGGCAGCCGGTTTCCCCTGGAGGCCTGTGTCAGCGGCTGGGCGATGCTCAACCGCGAATCGGCGGTGATCCCGGATATCTACAGCGATGCCCGCGTACCCCACGAGGCGTACCGGCCCACATTCGTGAAGAGCCTGGTGATGGTTCCCATCCGCAAGCTCGAACCGATCGGGGCGATCGGCAACTACTGGGCGCGTCCGCGGCAGCCCTCCGAGCAGGAGGTCTCCCTACTGCAGGCCCTAGCCGATGCGACGTCGATCGCCATGGAAAACGTGCAGGTCTACTCCGAACTTGAACAACGGGTCTACGACCGAACGGTCGCGCTGGAGCAGGCCAACGAGGAGATCCGTCACAGCACCGCTCTCCTTACCGCGGGCCTGGACAGCGCATCAGCCTATGTCTCGTCGATCCTGCCGGGTGAACTGGAAGGACCGGTACGAGTGTCCTCGCGCTACCTGCCATCCCAGCAGCTTGGTGGGGACAGCTTCGACTATCGGTGGGTTGACGACGATCACCTGATCGCCTACCTGATCGACGTCTCCGGGCACGGTATCGGCCCGGCACTGTTGTCGGTGTCGGTGCACAATCTGTTGCGCTCGGGCTCCCTGCCCACAAGCACACTGCTGGCCCCTGATCAGGTGCTGGCCGAACTCAACCAGCTCTTCAAGATGGACGAGCACGACGGGAACTACCTGACGATGTGGTTCGGGGTGTACGAGTTGTCCTCGCGCACGCTTCGCTACGCCAGCGCGGGTGCACCCCCGGCGATTGCCGTTGGTCCCGATGCCACCAGCACCCAGTTGTCCACCGGTGGAAAACCTCTCGGGATGTTCGATGATGCCGTCTACGCCTCGCGCAGCTACCCGGTGTCGCCGGGCTGCCGCATCCTCCTCTATAGCGACGGTGCCTATGAGGATGCCTGCGTCGACGGCCGTCCGTTGTCCCCGACGGAGTTCAAAGACCTGTTCACCCGGCTGCGCGATTCGTCGCTCGACGTCCTTGTCGAAACACTGCGGGGTTACACGCCGTCGGGCACCTTCACGGACGACTGTTTACTCGTCCGACTGGAATCCGACTGA
- a CDS encoding L,D-transpeptidase has translation MWQVRSVAGPRRNRRWLTVIALIPAIALGLSACSSSSAPPQPQVIADKGTPFGDLLLPKLASTVKDGDVGVSAASPVTVGAEDGVLGAVSMVNEDGEPVQGKLSKDGLQWATAEPLGYNKRYTLTAEALGLGGATSRQMTFETHSPENLTMAYVVPSEGEVVGIGQPVAVQFDENIPNRLAAQQAIKITTTPPVEGAFYWLNNREVRWRPANYWKPGTKVEVAVNTYGVDLGDGLFGQENITTHFSIGDEVITRIDDNTKTMTVTRNGEVIKTMPVSMGKNSTPTNNGTYIVGDRRSHMVMDSSTYGVPTNSPNGYRTEVDWATQISYSGIYVHAAPWSVGSQGYSNVSHGCINVSTSNGQWFYNNSKRGDIVEINNTVGSILPGTEGLGDWNIPWSQWKSGNASV, from the coding sequence ATGTGGCAGGTCAGATCCGTGGCCGGTCCGCGTCGCAATCGTCGATGGCTGACCGTCATCGCGCTCATTCCCGCAATCGCGCTTGGGCTGTCGGCGTGTAGTAGCAGCTCCGCGCCGCCGCAGCCTCAGGTCATCGCCGACAAAGGCACACCGTTCGGTGACCTGCTCCTTCCCAAGTTGGCCTCGACGGTCAAGGACGGGGACGTGGGGGTCAGCGCGGCGTCGCCGGTGACCGTCGGCGCCGAAGACGGCGTGCTCGGCGCGGTCTCCATGGTCAATGAAGACGGTGAGCCCGTGCAGGGCAAGCTGAGTAAGGACGGCCTCCAGTGGGCTACCGCCGAGCCCCTCGGTTACAACAAGCGCTACACGCTGACAGCTGAGGCGCTCGGCTTGGGCGGTGCCACCTCCCGGCAGATGACGTTCGAGACGCACTCGCCGGAGAACCTCACGATGGCCTATGTGGTGCCCAGCGAGGGCGAGGTCGTCGGTATCGGTCAGCCGGTGGCCGTTCAGTTCGACGAGAACATTCCGAACCGCCTGGCCGCCCAGCAGGCCATCAAGATCACGACCACGCCGCCTGTCGAAGGCGCCTTCTATTGGCTGAACAACCGCGAAGTACGTTGGCGGCCCGCGAATTACTGGAAGCCGGGCACCAAAGTCGAGGTGGCGGTCAACACCTACGGCGTCGACTTGGGCGACGGTCTGTTCGGCCAGGAGAACATCACCACGCACTTCTCCATCGGCGACGAGGTAATCACCCGCATCGACGACAACACCAAGACGATGACGGTGACGCGCAACGGCGAGGTCATCAAGACCATGCCCGTCTCGATGGGCAAGAACAGCACGCCGACCAACAACGGCACCTACATCGTCGGTGACCGCCGCTCCCACATGGTGATGGATTCCTCGACCTACGGCGTGCCGACGAACTCACCCAACGGCTACCGCACCGAGGTCGACTGGGCCACCCAGATCTCCTACAGCGGCATTTATGTGCACGCCGCACCGTGGTCGGTGGGTAGCCAGGGCTACAGCAATGTCAGCCACGGGTGCATCAACGTGAGCACGAGCAACGGGCAATGGTTCTACAACAACTCCAAGCGCGGCGACATCGTGGAGATAAACAACACAGTCGGCTCGATCCTCCCGGGCACCGAAGGCCTTGGCGACTGGAACATTCCGTGGAGCCAATGGAAGTCGGGCAACGCGAGCGTCTGA
- the orn gene encoding oligoribonuclease: MRDELVWIDCEMTGLDLGTDRLIEIAALVTDADLNILGEGIDVVIHADDEALTSMVDVVRDMHARSGLTEEVRASTVDMAAAEELVLDYIRTHVKQAKTAPLAGNSIATDRGFIARDMPKLDDFLHYRMIDVSSIKELCRRWYPRIYFGQPEKGLAHRALADIHESIRELKYYRQTAFVAPPGPSTSDIAAIAGQLGPPNGDSADIDSAAERPSG; this comes from the coding sequence GTGCGTGACGAACTCGTGTGGATCGACTGTGAGATGACCGGCCTCGACTTGGGGACCGACCGGCTCATCGAGATCGCGGCGCTGGTGACCGATGCCGACCTCAACATCCTGGGCGAGGGCATAGACGTCGTGATCCACGCCGACGACGAGGCACTGACGTCTATGGTCGATGTGGTCAGGGACATGCACGCCCGATCGGGCCTGACCGAGGAGGTGCGAGCGTCGACGGTCGATATGGCGGCCGCCGAAGAACTCGTCCTCGACTACATCCGCACGCACGTCAAGCAGGCCAAGACGGCTCCGCTGGCCGGCAACTCGATCGCCACCGATCGTGGGTTCATCGCGCGGGACATGCCCAAGCTCGACGACTTCCTGCACTACCGCATGATCGACGTCAGCTCGATCAAGGAACTGTGCCGGCGCTGGTATCCCCGGATCTACTTCGGCCAGCCCGAAAAGGGTCTGGCCCACCGCGCCCTAGCCGACATTCACGAGTCGATCCGCGAGCTCAAGTACTACCGTCAGACGGCTTTCGTCGCCCCGCCCGGGCCCTCGACCAGTGATATCGCCGCGATCGCCGGCCAGTTGGGCCCGCCGAACGGCGACTCTGCGGATATCGATTCGGCTGCAGAGCGCCCGAGCGGCTAG